The genomic region CGCAATAACTCGTCCTGACCGGGTACCGACGGGTAATTGAAGGTCAGGTCCACCATGCCGACGCCCAGTGGTTGCTGTTCCAGCCCCAGTCCGCGTGGCAAGGACGTGTCGCGCACAAAGGTGCCGCGGCCGATTTCTCCGACCACCAGGCCCATCGCTTCCAGCTCGTGATAGACCCGCAATGCCGTGGCCAGGGCAATCCGTTCGCGCTGCATCAACGCGCGAATGGTCGGCAATTGTGTGGCGGGTGGCAGCTCACCGCTGCGAATCTGCCCGGCGAACTGATCCACCAGGCGTTTGTAGCGAATACGGGTCATGGGTGAGCGCTCTTTGTATCTGGATCAATTTTTTGTTTGTATCAGATTGGGGCTCTAACCTACAGGCCTTCCAGGATGGAGACTTCGCTGTGATTGACCCTGCGACCTTATCGATTTTCGTCGGCGCGGTGATGTTGTTGCTGCTGTCACCCGGACCGAACATGGCCTTCGTGATCAGCCATGGCGCCAGTTATGGCTGGCGCGGTGGTGTGGCGTCGGGATTGGGCATTGGCCTGGCCGATCTGATCCTGACGGCGCTGACCGCGATGGGCGTTACGACACTGGTTGCCAGTTGGCCGCCGGCCTTCGACCTGATCCGTTATGCCGGCGTCCTGTACCTGCTGTGGCTGGCGTTCAAGGCGTTGCAAAAGCCATCGGCCAGCGGCACGTCGGATGTTGCGCAGGTGCCGCTCAAGACCCTGCTGATCCGGGCGATGCTCAATAGCCTGTTGAACCCCAAGGCCTTGCTGTTTTTCATGGTGTTCCTGCCGCAATTCGTTAACGCGCAACGAGGCTCGATTGCCGTACAGCTGGTGCTGCTGGGGATGGTGCTGACCCTGGTCAGTGGCGTGTTTCACACCCTGCTCGGGGTTTTCGGCAGCACGGTCAGCCGGCGTATTTCCAGCACGTCGACATTCGCCAAATGGCAGTCATTGGGGCTGGCCGCGGTACTGCTGTTACTCGCCGTCCGGCTGGCCCTGATGACTCGTCCGGCCTGACTCATTCGCTGAAAAGGAACCTCTGCATGTACATCGCATCGTTTATCTACAAACCCGGGCAACGGGACGAGGAGTTCAACCGGTTGAGCACGTTGATCGACGAAGTCGCGATCAGCATCGAAGGGTTCGTCGGCACCCAATCCTGGTGTTCGGCCGATGGCGAGCTGGTCAACGCCAGTTACTACTGGCAGGACGAAACCTCTATCCGAGAGTTCGCCAGCCACCCCAAACACCTGGAGGCGAAGCGCCAGTACCGCAAGTGGTATGCGGGTTATCAAGTGGTGATCGCTAAAGTGGAGCGGGCTTATGGCGATGACTCGTTCGAGCTGTTTGTGCCGAATGGTCGGCGTGAGTGACTGGCTGCGGGGGCGATAGCTCCCGCAGCCATTTCTTTCACTGGAAGTTGAGTTTCGCCGCTGCACGTTCGGTGATTTCCGTACGTAATTTCAACGACCCGGCAGCACGTTTACGGGCTTCTTCCAGCACGCCGGCTGGCGCTGTCTCGGGGCTGCCTGACGCAAACGGTGGTGCCGGAGCGTATTCAAGCTGCAATTGCACCAGCTGTGCGGTGTCCTTATCGAACAACTCAGCGGCCAGGGTCAGGGCAAAATCGATGCCTGCGGTGATCCCGCCACCGGTCAGCAGATTGCCGTCGCGCACTACCCGATCCTTCACCGGGGTCGCCCCCAACAGCCCGAGCAATTCGTGATACGCCCAGTGAGTGGTGGCGCGCTTGCCCTTGAGCAACCCCGCCGCGCCAAGCACCAGAGCGCCCGTGCAAACCGAGGTGACATACCGCGCCGTGGCGGCCTGAACCTTGATGAAGGCCAGGGTCTGTTCATCCTCCATCAATGGCCCGACACCACCGCCGCCGGGAACGCAGATCACATCCAATGGCGGGCAATCGTCGAAGGTGATGGTCGGTTTCAGCACCAGCCCGGTACTCGCGGTGACGGGCATCAGGTCCTTCCAGATCAGATGCACCTTCACGTCCGGCAGTGAGGCCAGCACGTCATAAGGGCCGGTCAGGTCAAGTTGTTGAACCTGTGGAAACAACAGTAAACCGATCTGCAACGTCATGGCGTTTTTCTCCTGATTGGGGTGGACGACTTCACTGTAGGCTCGTAGGATCTGGCGCATACGCCAATAACCCCACGAATTACGCCAAACATGCCGAACCGCCCGAAAACCATTCATGTGCTGGCCTTCGCCAACGTGCAAGTGCTCGACGTCACCGGGCCGTTGCAGGTGTTCGCCTCGGCCAATGACATTGCCCGCCAGCAAGGTTTGCCACCACCCTATGCTCCGTCGGTGATTGCCAGCGGTGGCGGGGCGGTGATGTCGTCGGCGGGGTTGGCGCTATTGGCAGAACCGCTGCCGGACGGGGAGAGCGACACCTTGATCATTGCCGGTGGCTGGGGCGTTTACGCGGCAGCGCAGGACGCGTCACTGGTGGCGTGGGTGCGTGAGCATGCGCGAGGTTGCCGGCGGGTGTCGTCAGTGTGTACCGGCGCGTTTTTGCTGGCGGCCAGCGGTTGGCTCGACGGTCGACGGGTGGTGACGCACTGGACCCGCTGCGAGCAATTGGCGCAGCAGCATCCCAAACTGCAGGTCGAGCCCAACCCGATCTTCATCAATGACGGCCCGGTCTGGACCTCGGCCGGGGTTACCGCGGGCATCGACCTGGCCCTGGCCATGGTCGAACAAGACCTCGGCCGAACCATGGCCCTCGAAGTCGCCCGACAATTGGTGGTGTTTCTCAAGCGTCCGGGGGGCCAGTCGCAGTTCAGCGTGACCCTGTCTTTGCAGAAAGAAGGCAACCGATTCGACGACCTTCACGCTTGGATCAGCGAAAACCTCACCAAAGACCTCGGCATTCCGACCTTAGCCTTGCAGGCCGGCATGAGTGAACGCAGCTTCGTGCGCCACTACCGCGCCGACACCGGCCAGACCCCGGCCCGGGCCATCGAACTGATTCGGGTCGAGACCGCGCGACGGCTGCTCAGTGACACCGGCGTACCGATCAAACGGGTCGCGGTGCAATGCGGGTTTGGCAGCGAAGAGACCTTGCGCCGCAGCTTTCTGCGGGCCATGGGCGTGACACCGCAGGCTTATCGCGAGCGGTTTTCCGTCAGCCCTTCAGCAGATCCAGTATTGCCTTGAGCGTCGCTTCGGGCGCTTCTTCGGGAATGTTATGCCCGACGCCCGACCGCCCCAGTCATAACCGCACAAAGCGGCTTGTTTGATGGCGAACGCGTCCATCAGGTCCAGCAAGTCCTGGGCGAGGGCGGCTTGCTGGCCGGAGCGCAGGGTGTCAGGACATTTTGAATCTGCACTCGATGCTCCATTAGGCTCTCTATCAACGGCTGATTCAGATCGACCTGCGGCCTTACTGCTCAGGCTTCCACGTCCGCCACCTGATTGAAATACTTCGATCGATCCGGCGTAAACGTCACCACCATTTTGGTCCTGGAACAGGTCAACGCTCGTTCTGCGCTCAGATCAATATCCAGATCTTCACCGCGCAACCCCTGCCATTGGGCGAGGTACTTGAGGGAGCCGTATTTTTCGAGTTTCTTCAGGCTGCGATTGACGCCACCTTTCCAACCCAGCACCGGGAGTTCGCCGGTGAGGCATTGGTGGGCGAGGTCGGGGAAGCGGGCGGCGCGTTGGCGGCCGATTTCCCAGCATTTGATCAGGCCTTTGTCGGGACCTTCCCACAATTCAGTCCGATTCAGGCCTGATCGGAGTGGGGTATCAATGCTGCGATGGATGCGCTGGCTCATTCTGGTTCCTTGAATTCGGGTTTTGTTGGACAGCTCCGCTGTGCCCGTTGGGCGTGGATGGTAGGGATGGATGTAGGCGCTGGCAACAAGGTATTTCCGGATGTAGGAAAGAGTTACTACGTATTGAACGGGCAGGTTTGTGGAGTGTTTGTAGGCCGTTGGCTTACACGATCCTGTGGTGAGGGGGCTGGCCTCCGTTCGGCTGCGCAGCGGTCGAAAAGCCAGTAAATGCGCTGCTTCTGGAGGAATTTGGTTGAGCATTCGAGGGGCCGCTACGCGCCCCAACGGGGGCAAGCCTCCTCGCCACAGGTCGTCAGCAGTGTCAGGCGGAGGGTGTTTAAGTTCATTGCTTGTAAGCTTGGATCCTACAAAAAGAGTCGTAAAAGGGGATATTTCCGACGAGTTTTGGTGGTCACGACGGCGGCATCGAAGCCTGCGCCCACACAGCTGATCCCCTGTGGGAGCGGGCTTGCCCGCGAAGCAGGCGCCTCGGTCTCAAGGCTGCCAGAAGTTCTTTTCCCCGCTTAATTTACGATCCAGAAAACTCGCCGCGCTGATCAGCGCCAGGTGGGTCAGCGCTTGCGGTGTGTTGCCCAAGTGTCGGGCGTGGCTGTCGAACTCTTCGGCGTATAGCCCCAGCGGGTTGGCGTACCGCAGCAATTGCTCGAACTCCAGGTGCGCCTTTTCCACCTGGCCGGCGCGGGCCAGGCATTCGACGTACCAGAACGAGCAGGCGGCGAAGGCGCCTTCGGTGCCGGGCAGGCCGTCGATCTGGCTGTCGTCGTTGCGGTAGCGGTAGACCATGCCCGCGCGCACCAGGGTTTTCTCGATGGCTTCAAGGGTCGCGATCCAGCGCGGATCCTTGGCACTGACGAAGCGCACCAGCGGCATCAGCAGCATCGAGCCGTCGAGGCCGGTGCCGTCGATGTGCTGGACGAAATGCCCGCGTTCTTCATTCCAGAAGTTGCTCCAGATGTCGGCGTAGATCGCTTGACGAGTCTGGTCCCAACGGGCGAACGGGGCGGGCAGCGAGCGTTTGGAGGCCAGCCGGATGGCTCGATCCAGCGCCACCCAGCACATCAGTCGCGAGTGCAGGAAATCATACTGCTCGCCGCGCATTTCCCAGATGCCAACGTCCTTTTGTTGCCAGGTTTCGCAGACCTGATCGACCACTTCCACGGTGTGTTTCCAGCCTTCATGGGAGATCGCCTCACCATACTTGTTGACCAGGTACACCGCGTCCATCAGCTCACCGAAAATGTCGAGCTGGATTTGCTCATACGCCTGATTACCGATGCGCACCGGCGTCGCGCCGCCATGGCCGGACAGGTGCGAAAGTTCGGTTTCCGGCAGTTCCTGACGGCCATCGATGGCATACAGAATATTGAGTTTCATTGGCTTGCCACGGCAATCGCTGACCCTGCCGCGCAGCCAGCGCATGTAGGCGTTGGCTTCCTCGACGAAGCCCAGGCGCATGAAGGCGTACACGGTGAACGAGGCATCGCGGATCCAGGTGTAGCGGTAGTCCCAGTTACGTGCGCCGCCGGGTGTTTCCGGCAGGCCGAAGGTGGCGGCGGCGAGGATGGCGCCGTGTTTGCGCGAGGTCAGCAGCTTCAGCGCCAGGGCCGAGCGATTGACCATTTCCCGCCAGCGCCCGCGGTAATTGGACTGGCCGATCCAGTCGCGCCAGAACTTCAGGGTGCGCTCCAGGCACAGATCGGCGGCGCCTTCCTTGAAGCGCGGATCGTCAACACCGCCGAGCAGAAACTCGGCGCTTTGGCCCTGTTCGAGGGTGAATTCAGCAACCGCTGCGTTGTCCTCGATACGCAAGGGCTGATCCGAACACAGCTGCATGGGCGGCTGCCCGGAGGCCTCGAAATACACACTCCGACCACGTCCCCGGGCCGTGGTATGAGCCCGCGCATAGTCATGACGCGGGTTACAGAACATCCGTATCGTCGCTTGACCGCTGACCACACGCACCCGGCGCATCAACATCGGCCAATCATCCTCGCTGTCGCCGATGGGCAGCAGATCGGTGACCTCGACCACCGCATGATCGCTGAGCCAGCGGGTTTGCAAGACGTTAGTGTCGGGCAGGTAAATCTGCTCGCGGCGGGCGTCGGGCAGGTCCGGGGCCAGTTGGAAGATGCCCGCTTCGGGGCTGTCCAGCAGCGAGCAGAAGATCGATGGACTGTCGAATTCCGGCCAGCAGAAAAAGTCCACGCTGCCCTTTTCGTTGACCAGCGCCGCGCTGCGCATGTCGCCAATGATGCCGTGGGCATCGATCGCGCTTTGTCGTTCGGAATGATCAGCCATTGCCGCAGAACTCCTTGGACTGAGGGTCTAACCAGCTGACTGGTTTAAGCCGCAGAGAGTTCATTTGGCGACGAACCGGCGTTCACACTCAACCAACAATTCGCCGCTTTCCCGCAGGCCAACGTTTGTGGCAAGTTGCAAGCCCTTGTTGAGGCCCGATCCCATGGCAAACCCCTACCGCGAGCTGTTCCAAGCCCCAGGCGCGCGTGCCTTTATGCTGGCCGGGATGATTGCGCGCATACCGATTTCCATGACCGGCATCGGCCTGATCACCATGCTCTCGCAGCGCCAGGGCGGTTACGGCCTGGCGGGCTCCGTCGCGGCCAGTTCCGGCTGGCTGGTGGATGCATTTGGTGCGCGCAGCGGGTTTTGGGTGTCGATTGCCGCGGGTGCCGTGGTGCTGGGTTCGGCGGTGCAGAGTTTCCGCCATTTGAAATGAAGATTGACGGTGGGAGCAGGCTTGCCCGCGACTGCGTTTTTTCAGGTATTGCGCGTCATCGTTCATCGCGGGCAAGCCACGCTCCCACAGGTTCTGCGTCTTGACTTGGCATTAGGGCAAGCCCGCTTCCACAAGGGATGTTGTGGTTACCAGCCTCTTCCCGAGTTCACCCAGAAATTCACCGACAACGACGTCGAGACCGATTCCACCTGATGGAACCAGCCTTCGGGCAAAAACAGCAGATCGCCGGCCTCCAGGGTCACCCGCAAAAACGTCACGTCCTGCGCGCCGGGGAAGCGCTGGTAATCCGGCGCATCCGGGTTGAAATCACAACCGTCGAGCCCGCCCTGCGGGGCTGTTGACCAGGTGCCGAGCGCTTCGCGGTGATGGGGCGCGGCGAGGGTGAAGGTTTTCCGGCCCCAGACCTGAGCGAACAGGTTGTCGGTGTCGTCGCGATGCAGCGGTGTCAGCGTGCCCTTGGGGCCGATCCAGATGCGTGGCGGGATGAACAGCGCTTGATCGAAGTAGGGCGGGTACTTGATCTGCTCCATCAACTGCGCCGGCAGGATGTTGTTGCCCATATAGGCCGGGGGTTCGCCATCGGCGCTTTTCACCGCAGGAGTGTCCAGCGAGGCGATGAACTCGGCCATGGAGGTGGAGCGGAAATCCCGTTCCGTGGAGAAAGTTTTCTTCACGTAATCGCCATGGCGGGTGATGCCTTGCAGTTCGGCGAAATGCACCAGCGATGCTTCGCGGCTGAGCTTGAACAGAGGCCAGTCTTGCAGGGCATCGCTGATCACCAGCGGAATACCGTGGGGCAGGTAGCGAGTCTCGAACTCCAGCACTGACAATTCGCGACGTGGCCGGCGCTCCACCGAACGTTGGGTCGGCAGGCTGGCGGAGACCTTTTCGCTGAAACGCGGCGGGGTCGGGTAGCGCTTGTTCATGTCGACCTTTTCCACCACGCCGCCACCATGGCGGGCGTGCTCGATGATCTGCGGCAGCATCGTCGCCAGGCCCATGTTGCCGCCGATTTTCAAGCGGCCGCTGGCGAACAGCTCCTCGACATTGGCCATGCCGCCCATGATCCCGAGAAAGTCCTTTTCCGCGACTTCGATGGTCACGTCGGGGCTGGCATGACGGCCGGCTTCGGTGCGGCTGCTGGCCTTGACCTCTGACCAGTACGCCTGATGCGGGCCGAACACGAATTGAAAAACCCCTTCGATGCCGACGGCACCGGCATTGGCGAACAGTTTGCCCAGGATGGTCTGCAGGTCCACGGCGATGCCTCTTGTTGGTTTTGGTCTGAGCTGGTTTTTGTCTGAAGAGGAACGAGCATCCGCAGCGAAAATTTAACCGGCTCTGACTAATTTGCGCCGCTTGCGGACCGTCCTCCCTTACAGACGACTTTTTGAGGTAAACGTGGTGACCGAGTTGACCCTGCTGTGTCTGCCGTATTCTGGCGCCAGTGCCATGGTCTACAGCCGCTGGCGGCGCAAGTTGCCGCAGTGGTTGCAGTTGCAACCGGTGGAGTTGCCGGGGCGAGGTGC from Pseudomonas sp. GGS8 harbors:
- the inhA gene encoding isonitrile hydratase is translated as MTLQIGLLLFPQVQQLDLTGPYDVLASLPDVKVHLIWKDLMPVTASTGLVLKPTITFDDCPPLDVICVPGGGGVGPLMEDEQTLAFIKVQAATARYVTSVCTGALVLGAAGLLKGKRATTHWAYHELLGLLGATPVKDRVVRDGNLLTGGGITAGIDFALTLAAELFDKDTAQLVQLQLEYAPAPPFASGSPETAPAGVLEEARKRAAGSLKLRTEITERAAAKLNFQ
- a CDS encoding glycoside hydrolase family 15 protein, which gives rise to MADHSERQSAIDAHGIIGDMRSAALVNEKGSVDFFCWPEFDSPSIFCSLLDSPEAGIFQLAPDLPDARREQIYLPDTNVLQTRWLSDHAVVEVTDLLPIGDSEDDWPMLMRRVRVVSGQATIRMFCNPRHDYARAHTTARGRGRSVYFEASGQPPMQLCSDQPLRIEDNAAVAEFTLEQGQSAEFLLGGVDDPRFKEGAADLCLERTLKFWRDWIGQSNYRGRWREMVNRSALALKLLTSRKHGAILAAATFGLPETPGGARNWDYRYTWIRDASFTVYAFMRLGFVEEANAYMRWLRGRVSDCRGKPMKLNILYAIDGRQELPETELSHLSGHGGATPVRIGNQAYEQIQLDIFGELMDAVYLVNKYGEAISHEGWKHTVEVVDQVCETWQQKDVGIWEMRGEQYDFLHSRLMCWVALDRAIRLASKRSLPAPFARWDQTRQAIYADIWSNFWNEERGHFVQHIDGTGLDGSMLLMPLVRFVSAKDPRWIATLEAIEKTLVRAGMVYRYRNDDSQIDGLPGTEGAFAACSFWYVECLARAGQVEKAHLEFEQLLRYANPLGLYAEEFDSHARHLGNTPQALTHLALISAASFLDRKLSGEKNFWQP
- a CDS encoding LysE family translocator → MIDPATLSIFVGAVMLLLLSPGPNMAFVISHGASYGWRGGVASGLGIGLADLILTALTAMGVTTLVASWPPAFDLIRYAGVLYLLWLAFKALQKPSASGTSDVAQVPLKTLLIRAMLNSLLNPKALLFFMVFLPQFVNAQRGSIAVQLVLLGMVLTLVSGVFHTLLGVFGSTVSRRISSTSTFAKWQSLGLAAVLLLLAVRLALMTRPA
- a CDS encoding GlxA family transcriptional regulator — translated: MPNRPKTIHVLAFANVQVLDVTGPLQVFASANDIARQQGLPPPYAPSVIASGGGAVMSSAGLALLAEPLPDGESDTLIIAGGWGVYAAAQDASLVAWVREHARGCRRVSSVCTGAFLLAASGWLDGRRVVTHWTRCEQLAQQHPKLQVEPNPIFINDGPVWTSAGVTAGIDLALAMVEQDLGRTMALEVARQLVVFLKRPGGQSQFSVTLSLQKEGNRFDDLHAWISENLTKDLGIPTLALQAGMSERSFVRHYRADTGQTPARAIELIRVETARRLLSDTGVPIKRVAVQCGFGSEETLRRSFLRAMGVTPQAYRERFSVSPSADPVLP
- a CDS encoding antibiotic biosynthesis monooxygenase, giving the protein MYIASFIYKPGQRDEEFNRLSTLIDEVAISIEGFVGTQSWCSADGELVNASYYWQDETSIREFASHPKHLEAKRQYRKWYAGYQVVIAKVERAYGDDSFELFVPNGRRE
- a CDS encoding cupin-like domain-containing protein, which codes for MDLQTILGKLFANAGAVGIEGVFQFVFGPHQAYWSEVKASSRTEAGRHASPDVTIEVAEKDFLGIMGGMANVEELFASGRLKIGGNMGLATMLPQIIEHARHGGGVVEKVDMNKRYPTPPRFSEKVSASLPTQRSVERRPRRELSVLEFETRYLPHGIPLVISDALQDWPLFKLSREASLVHFAELQGITRHGDYVKKTFSTERDFRSTSMAEFIASLDTPAVKSADGEPPAYMGNNILPAQLMEQIKYPPYFDQALFIPPRIWIGPKGTLTPLHRDDTDNLFAQVWGRKTFTLAAPHHREALGTWSTAPQGGLDGCDFNPDAPDYQRFPGAQDVTFLRVTLEAGDLLFLPEGWFHQVESVSTSLSVNFWVNSGRGW